AACCACAATTACTTAAAGAACACAACATAAATTATGCAGCAAATACAAGTTTGGTGGCAATCAGGTTGCTCTCCAAAGTGaacaattatataaaatataagagGGATCAGCAAAGCAGGAATGTAACAACTAACAAGTAAAGGATCCATTCACTGAAGTTCAATGAATTCAACAGATACTAATTCATAAATAGACCAAGCAGCGACCATAATTATAAAGTAACAGAAAAGGTAAACATGAGTACATAACAATACAAGCCAAATAACCGGTAACAAGTATATCATATCTGAAAATCTGATTAGTTTACTTACCCACTTGCATCAGCAATCTCCCTAGAGATCTTCATCTTCTTGGTTGTCCCCTTATAAAGTTCTTCTAGACTACAAGGCAATGTTCGTTCAATCGGTGGCGCCTTCCGTGGGCCTGAACTCATTGGTCTGCCTTCTCCAAATGAACTAAAAATATCATCCCCAAACATTGAACTAGAAAACCTTGAACCTCTCATCCCACCACCACCTCCCATACCCCCACCAAATGGGGTCGAAAACCCGAAAAATTCTGCAAAGATATCATTGGCATTTCTTGGATTGAATCTAAACACATTTGGTCCATCTCCTGTTTGGAAAAATGTAGCCCCACCAGGTCCACCACCAGCAGCATCTGGTGGTGGCACTTGACCTTTAAGGCCTTCTTCCCCATACTGATCATAAATTGCCCTTTTCTGTGAATCACTCAAAACCTACATCACAATTTCAAGTTTGACACCCATTTAAACACATAATcacaatttcaaaataaaaatagaatctTGAAAAGGTAATTGGAAACCCAATTAAACAAATTTCAAGAATCAAAGTATTGGGAATCAAGAAAGAGCataacaaatgaaaaaaaataggaGTGATTAACAAAATAAACCATAAAGGTAGCAGCTTTATTCAATAACCAAGAATgaagaaaatagaaaaacaagAATTGTGTATTAAGTACCTCATAGGCTTCAGAGATCTGTTTAAATTTAGCCTCAGCTTCTTTCTTGTTATTGGGGTTCTTATCAGGGTGCCATTTCATAGCCAATTTCCTATAAGCTTTCTTTAAATCATCATCTTTAGCATTCTTATCAACTTGCAATATCTTGTAGTAATCTACACCCATCTCCTATTTTTAGTTTGTTCACCACTTGTTGTACTCAAAATTGAATGATTGAAGTTTGTGTTTGGAATTTTGGAATTTGGTGGGGCGTGGGTAGTGTTATTAAGAGAAGGAGAAAGATGGGTCTAGAAAACAGAGTAGTAGAAAGGGGAAGAATGTAGAACTTTCCAGATTTCAGTTGAGTATTATTGCCCACTGTTGTTATTCAAATTAGCTATTTCCAGAAACCATTTTaaccatattttttaaaaatttggtgATCCATATCAAATACTACTTATAAttgataacttttaagaaaattgtatttaaagttaaaat
The sequence above is a segment of the Solanum dulcamara chromosome 11, daSolDulc1.2, whole genome shotgun sequence genome. Coding sequences within it:
- the LOC129874596 gene encoding uncharacterized protein LOC129874596; its protein translation is MGVDYYKILQVDKNAKDDDLKKAYRKLAMKWHPDKNPNNKKEAEAKFKQISEAYEVLSDSQKRAIYDQYGEEGLKGQVPPPDAAGGGPGGATFFQTGDGPNVFRFNPRNANDIFAEFFGFSTPFGGGMGGGGGMRGSRFSSSMFGDDIFSSFGEGRPMSSGPRKAPPIERTLPCSLEELYKGTTKKMKISREIADASGKTLPVEEILTIDIKPGWKKGTKITFLEKGNEEPNVVPADLVFIIDEKPHSVFTREGNDLVINQKISLAEALTGYTAHLTTLDGRKLTIPMNNVIQPNHEEVVPREGMPIPKEPSKRGDLRIKFNIKFPTRLTADQKTGIKKLLSS